Part of the Scylla paramamosain isolate STU-SP2022 unplaced genomic scaffold, ASM3559412v1 Contig7, whole genome shotgun sequence genome, ATCGCTAACACTCCAAGTCTCTCGTATCCTGAGCTGCCAAActcccagtagtagtagtagtagtagtagtagtagtagtagtagtagtagtagtagtggtggtggtggtggtggtggtggtggtggtggtggtggtgtggtggtggtggtggtggtggtggtggtggtggtgctggtggtagcagtagtagtagcagtagtagtagtagtattagtaatagtagtagtagtagtagtagtggtagtagtagttgttgttgttgttgttgttgtcgtcaagagtgcttcttctattaataatgtaaaaatcttgttaatctgtcatgaaaactataaaaacccgtgtcacttcagcaCGACTATATTCAAAGCATATACAGATAgtaagccgggttctcaagaatatttttttctgttagtaAGGTAGAAATCTTTTCAAACCCTTGCCACTCCactacgagtattttcaaatgATTCAGTAGGttattagccgggttttcaagagtgttccttctgttaacaataaagaaatcttgtttatttgtcgctataaaaataaaaacactcattcattcaataACTAGCTAAATAATCTAGTAAAAACAAGGAACACAGCGCACCTCTCTTTTCCTGTACGAATATTAGACATAACATTTCTTCTTACTGCttataattagagagagagaaaaaaaaaaaagaaatcaagtaAAGTAAGAAGCACAGTGCCTTACTCCTCATTCCACCCACACGCGTATTAGACAAAATCCAGGTAGTAATCTTTCCACGCCAGagcggtgaggtgagggaagctGGGATAGAGAGAAGCATGAGTGGCGGCAGTCAACGTAAATTAGCACCTCCACTCCCTCTATGCAGCAAGAGATTGGCGCCGCACAGCAGTAGAGTAGTCAATGTAGCGGCGGTTGGCAGAGGTTGGTGCGAGGGAATCAAATTAACAAGGCtactaagagaaagagagagggagaggaggagggtgcaggCGGCAGCGAGCGCACCAGTGTGAGATTAATTAACGTGATTACTCTGATCTTTACTCCTTCCAACATCTTGCCGTGTAATtagttttatttacattttgagGTGTGGAATGTAGGTGTGGaaatgagagacagaggaggaagtgtgtgtgtgtgtgtgtgtgtgtgtgtgtgtgtgtgtgtgtgtgtgtgtgtgtgtgtgtgtgtgtgtgtgtgtggggcgccAAGGGATGCGTGAGGGAGTGTGGTTCATGATGGTGTTAAGTAATTAGAAGTGTTTGTGTTACTCTGCTTTTGTTGAGGTCTAGGCTTGTTCTGGCGTGGTGCGtgggaagagtgtgtgtgtgtgtgtgtgtgtgtgtgtgtgtgtgtgtgtgtgtgtgtgtgtgtgtgtgtgtgtgtgtgtgtgtgtgtgtgttttgcttgtttCTAATGTTTTAGTTGTGTCTAATGAATTTACTGTAAGAACAATTTATTGGAGTATGCTAGTTATTGGAAttatgctgtgctgtgctgtgctgtgctgcgctgtgctgtgctgtgctgtggtcaacaaaatacaggaaggaaagaagaaagaagcgcCGCAAGAACACAATGGTTAAGAGAAAACAATTCCttcaaaataacctaacctaacctaacctaacctaacctaacctaacctaatgaaggACTCCTATACTTAATAACTACAAGTACGAGCAGTTTTGTCCAGTAAACCCCGGAAGGAAGCTAGGAAAGACGCGCTGcagcaacacacaaacaccacgaaACAACAGAGAACATTCGTTGCAAGAGATCAAAGCGCTTCAAAAGATCACAATACAAGACAATTAAACATTCTTATGCCTGATAACAAGAGGGACGAGCAGTTTTCTCCAGTGAATCTCcacagaaagaaaagcaacaatgCAATGGCACACAACAACGATACAAGAAAGCACTTCAAAAATACAGATCATCCTACAAGGCAATTAAAGATTCTTGCGCCCGATAACACGATAAACGGGTAGTTTTGTCTAGTAAATCTCtccaggaaggaaagatatgcTGCAAGAACACAGAGGCCCCAGAAAACAGCATCGAATCGAAATGCGGGAGCAGCGGGAGCCGTGAGCGTTAGCTGCTTACACACGAGTCCTTACGCGCGTTCGGGTGCGCGACGTTTTAACTTTCAATGGAGTGCAATGGGACCTTTCACACGACGCGTTGCACGCGCTAGCAACGCCGCGCAGACGCTGGAGCCAGCAAGGACGCGCGCGTTCATAATGACGCTCGCGTCCTTGCCGGGTATTCGTTTCAATGGGAGCTTGCACACGGGCGTTCGGTTACGCGCGCACGCAGGTCCTGCTGCCATATCAGTCATTACTTTCAGCTGGGGGTGAGAGGCCAGTCACCCATCCCGTCCCGCTCATGTGGATAGAACTCTGGTGTGTACTGCATTTGGGTGTGATGTAGCAGTTTTATTGTTTATAGTAAATGTGTATAGATACTACTGGAAAGAATTGATATagtacatgcatgcatacatcgCGTAGCCTACTACAATTAATTAATGAACTAACATTTTCAGACGACTAGAATGGCAGACTATCACAACACGGAAGAACTTATTTCCGAAGTAGGGAAGAGGCCTGTCCTGTGGGATCCTACGAccgaagaatataaaaacaggaacaggaagaatTTGCCATCGTCCGCTTTTAATTCTTCATAAAGGGTATAAAACTCGCCCTGCAACaatctgttgttgtttataggGTGAACCCAAAGCTGACGAcggtttctcttcttcttcactgcTTGTATTGCTGCATAAGCAATCACAGCTTTCTTTCGTGCACCCTCCATCTTGAGGAGACAGTTGGTGACTGAGAGGAGGTACGCTCGAGAACGTAGGCTGGAGGTAGGGCGAGAAACGCGAACGCGGGGCAAACGCGTGTACAAAAAATATGACGCGTTCTGTGCGTCCGTTCGACGCGCGTACAAAAACGCTCGTGTGTAAGCAGCCTTAGGGTACGAACACACTGAACGCGTGAAAGGCGCGAGCGGGCGTCAGAGCGAGCGAGAGTCAAAGAGTCAAAGCGTCAAAATGTGAGGGTGTGTACTCGTACACTGAGTCCGGTGCGAGCGTCAAATAGGCCGCTTCATTGATGGGAGAACTTTAGTTCGTTGTCATCTTTCGAGGCGTGTGGTCTGTTTTGTTGTTCCTCCTAATCAGTTCATCCCAAATTCAAAATGAATGTTAAAAGTAATAGGAAGCGTgcattattgctgttattgagTGAAACTAGTCCGGCTGTCCCATCTTCATCCAGCATGTGGGTCCATCCCATCAATAAGGAGCGCGAGACCCATGGGGAATATCATCATTTGATGCCACAACTGAGAAACGACCCCCCAAAATTCAAAGAATATTTCAGGATGTCAGCTGAAACCTTTGACTATATATTGGAACTTATTTCTCCAGTCATCTACAAGCAAACAACCAACTTAAGAAAACCCGTATCCCCAGAGGAAAGGCTTTCTGTGACATTAAGGTAAGTTCCACCATATTTGATTTGCCTACTAAAGTTTACTAAATATTTAAAGGGTATTGATACAAGTGCAAACAAAGTAATAAGTATAATCCAATTATTTTAAACGGAAACAGAGGAATAAGTTTAATCCATTTAATTTAATTGCAAACAGAGTAATAAGTACAATAGGAAAATCACAAAATGCACAAAATTATTCTAAGTAATAAGTTTCATCCAAATATTTTAAATGCAAGCAGAGGAATAAGtataatccatttttttttatgaaaacaGTAATcagtataataacaaaaattacaaaatgcacaaaaattaaatattatTCATAGGGCTGGTTAGTTGGTAATAGGAACCTGGAGAAGTGGCGTCTGGCTGATATGAGGGAGCGTCTTGCCGGGAGTTGGGGCCTTGAGAAGTGGCGTCTGGCTGATATGAGGGAGCGTCTTGCCGGGAGTTGGGGCCTTGAGAAGTGGCGTCTGGCTGATATGAGGGAGCGTCTTGCCGGGAGTTGGGGCCTTGAGAAGTGGCGTCTGGCTGATATGAGGGGGCGTCTTGCCGGGAGTAGTGGCTTTGAGAAGTGGCGTCTGGCTGATATGAGGGGGCGTCTTGCCGGGAGTAGTGGCTTTGAGAAGTGGCGTATGGCTGATATGAGGGAGCGTCTTGCCGGGAGTAGGGGCCTTGAGAAGTGGCGTCTGGCTGATAGGAGAGGGTGCCTTGAGACGGGGTGCTTGTTGTCTTCACTAGCTCTTCCTTCAGGAGCTGGGCAAATTTGATTTTGAGATCCCAAGCCTGGTCCCGAGGGAGTTTTCGCAACGATGGCAACAAAGAAAGCAGGAACATTTTGTCTTCGTCAATATCCTCTGAATCATCTTGCCCCCCTGCAATCTTTCTGAGCAGGTCCACTTTGGTTTCTTCTAAGGAGAACCACCCGGGATCTTTGTTGAGGGCTGTGACCCTCTTTTTCTTGGCCATTCCCCCTAATTTCTGCTGCGACTCTTGGTCACGAAAGGACGGAGTTTGGCTGGAGGGGGTCGAGATCGACGGAGACGGGGAGGGGCAAGGAATAACACTGGATGGTCCAGCCTCAGGAGACAAAGGGGACAACAGGGGGGTATTATCGGTTGATGCGGAATCCGTAGATTCTTGTGTCTCCTGCGGAACACCTTGTagagcagccgcagcagcagtcGTATTACCGGACGACTTCCGTCCGATCATATcatctctcaaaaaaaaaaagagattgaaaTATTTCC contains:
- the LOC135096781 gene encoding uncharacterized protein LOC135096781 yields the protein MDIEKLASLLLKEPAIWCAKDPRHHDRNYVATAWRNIASELETTVELVQKKYKSLRDQFRKELKTAPAGKSGDPGLAREEYTSRWKYFNLFFFLRDDMIGRKSSGNTTAAAAALQGVPQETQESTDSASTDNTPLLSPLSPEAGPSSVIPCPSPSPSISTPSSQTPSFRDQESQQKLGGMAKKKRVTALNKDPGWFSLEETKVDLLRKIAGGQDDSEDIDEDKMFLLSLLPSLRKLPRDQAWDLKIKFAQLLKEELVKTTSTPSQGTLSYQPDATSQGPYSRQDAPSYQPYATSQSHYSRQDAPSYQPDATSQSHYSRQDAPSYQPDATSQGPNSRQDAPSYQPDATSQGPNSRQDAPSYQPDATSQGPNSRQDAPSYQPDATSPGSYYQLTSPMNNI